From Camelina sativa cultivar DH55 chromosome 5, Cs, whole genome shotgun sequence:
tggttttgattctaatagattttcttttcttttttacttttctacaatttattttattttatgtgtccccaattttcgtttttaattaattatatttatttagttaattaattaatattaattacatttttctaatagcaattgaatgtaatttttttttttacacattttaaagttaatttcatatttgtacttcttaattaatatagtagtatAATACCACCAGTAGTGATGGTCTTAAGAAGCTACCAAAGGCTATAAGTGCATGTTCATCCAAGAACAAAAAACGAAACATGCACATCCTTCAAGTTGCCAATGAAGGAAGTTTTCTTGTTGCCATTAGGAAATGGGAAAGACACCCAAAAACATAATAGACCATTTTAGTTGGACTTTGTTTTCTCCATCGAAATGAATCTATCGTGCCAAACactaaaatctatattaacatttttgaagtacattttgtgttatgcccttttagttgtagttatttaaaaaattatttacaatcttAACCCCTAGAAAATTTCCTAAAGTAACAATtacatcagattttgttttctaaatattttacattccattcATACTAGAAATGTAACAAACTgcaatcaatattttatagaaaCAGAAGCTATACTATATTAATGTCACCTTCtattgttttttgaatatattttatctctaaattctttgcaaacaaagaaaacaacaatttaattcatattttgtttttcaaaacatgttagttttgattcttaatgtagataaaaatgttaatatagataaaaactttgattctcattttttaaatcatatttttgatatatatatatatatatataaacttaataaaaactttaaaatattataaataaaagtttatagaaagtttaaaatactatataatgtggttatatagtaggaCGAGTTATAAAaaagacatgttggaattaataaaatatcattaaatttgtgcataaacacgggttaaatatttattttattatttgtcaacactactaatattagaatatttgacatatcaaATCAACTTACTTTAactaagattttgtaaaataagtaaaacattatgaaaatgtgacttaatcacagcgtataaattacttattatgtatttaaatcctttattttttgttctaataactaaaaaaaccaaatagaatatcaaatactaaatttaacaaaaaaatagtcacACAGTGTACTGcagattaaaaattaatattaatattttagacgTTTGAACggctgaaaattttaattattttttaagcggctgaaaattttagtttttcctttatttacaaaaacaaccaCAATTTGACAAgcaatataacaaaaattatagatCCATAGTATAccacgggttaaaatctagtagtATTTGAAAACATATATCGTAAAACTTAAGTAAAAGAAGTacaaacaaactatataaaGACCAATcttccaaaatattattactataACAATATGTTTGTGAAGAGATAAAACAGCTGCCAAAGACTTTAAAATGACACTTTGTCATTTATCTTCTGCAACTTGATGACGATTGTTAATTTGTTGTTCTATGGGTATATATTGTggtataacttttaaaaatggtGGAAGTAGCTGAAAAGTTAGGGAAAGATCTCCCAGTactgtatatatgtttatgccATTTGGATGATTTAAGGAATCtgatgaataattttaaaaactgttgatgtaaattaaaaaaaaaaaaaaactgattacttCGAAAACTATAAGAGGAGTATGAATACAGTTCCTAAATCCAAACTAAAGGAGAAGAAATGtcattaaaactaaataaagtgaggataaaatcaaaatttctctTAAGTTAGTGGTTATTATCCAAGTCATTTATAATCTGACCCTAATTTAAGAATGAATATAGAGCTGATGTACCTAGGATATTTCACTAAACTAACTATTCATATAGGGATGTCGTTCTCTTCATAATATAACATCATAGCAAATCATTGATTTATATAATGGATACTGAAGTGgacttaacaaaaaaatgttattcagagatttcatttatttaaattttaatgaaaatatgttatgaactaaatataacaaatagtGGAAAGTGTCACATAGctcttaaatataaaaaaaatagaaaatatatatagtttgacaGATAATTCAAATGAATCGGTCTTTCTCTTGATCTGATCtcttcattaattaattttttttgtttggatcaattatattatcattGACTTTTCAATATCAAATTCCATAAAAAGCATATAGACGACAAAGTCTATCagtcttttttgtttccaatttaagaaaataatttgtatacaGAAAGAAACAGCAATTGCTCACACACACTACTTTAAACTTACAAACGACAAccgttctttcttcttttaaaaaaaaaaaaaattggtagatTACAAACTATTATCAAAAAGTGTGTAATGTAATATATTCGGGATGAATTAAATTTCTACAATGATTGAGAAAGGTGTATTTAtcaagatacaaaaaaaagtgtagaaaAAAGGTCACCACTATGGTGGTGgacgaaaagaaaagaatatacaTACGCCATTCTATGTGGGATTTAATTAGAACTTTAGAGTTATATTTTGTAGATTTAACTATTTTGCTATTAGTTGATACttgtttataagaaaaaaaattgataccTACCTGACTCAAACTCGCATGTGTTACAATTTTGTTATCCCATCTGAAAGCTATGGATATACAGTAGTCTTTTCAAAGGTTATACAAGTAAAGGTTACCGGCCGAGGTTGGATACTGAGTGACCCATATAGACACTTACTTATGGTggtaaaatctaaaactaatataaattacattaaCAATTAGGAAGAAAATGGCCAACTCTGGTCCTCCCACTAGTGTATATATAAGCTTTACAATATGTTTCCACCTGAAGTGCACAACTCTTTCTTTGATGCGACACCAATTCTAAACAAACCGGCTgaggcagaagaagaaaatggtgatgaagatgaacaaCGTTCGTGTAATCATAAACTGTATATTCCTAGCGATTGGAAACTGTGGAGGTCCTCTAATGATGCGTCTCTACTTCCACAACGGTGGCGCAAGGATCTGGTTCTCTAGCTTTCTCCAAACTGTAGGTTGTCCTCTCATCATCttccctcttctcttctccttcctccgcCGTCGTCGccttgaagaacaagaaaagactTCACTTTTCCTCATGAAACCTCCTCTCTTCATAGCCTCCGTCGTCGTTGGTCTGCTCATGGGCTTTGACAATTACCTCTACTCCTATGGATTAGCTTATATCCCTGTTTCAACTGCGTCTCTGATCATCTCCGCGCAGCTAGGTTTCACTGCTCTGTTTGCGTTTTTTATGGTGAAGCAAAAGTTCACACCTTTCACTATAAACGCCATCGTTTTGCTCACTGTTGGTGCCGTAGTCCTTGCCATTAACTCTGATAGCGACAAGCTTGCGAACGACACACACAAGGAGTACGTTGTTGCGTTCCTCATGACCGTTGGTGCAGCTCTTCTCTACGCGTTTATATTGCCCCTTGTTGAGCTTAGTTACAAGAAATCTCGTCAACGAGTCACGTACACTCTCGTGCTCGAGTTCCAGATGGTCTTGTGCTTTGTTGCCACATGTTTTTGCTTCGTGGGGATGCTAGTTGCTGGCGATTTCAAGGTACAATATGCtcttgataaaaaaagaagatccTTGCGAAGTTTTGACTTTTAAGCCTTTTAAACCAAGAGGGTACCTCTGAATTGTTTATGAAACCCTAAATTGATGTTTGAATTgatgtttgaattttgtttaggAGGAAAGCTTGCATTTTTATGCTTTTTCTAATCAAGAATTGGTATCTTTGAATTTATTGGTTACctaaaaggaaaaatgttttaaattggCAGGTGATAGCAAGAGAGGCAAGAGACTTTAAGCTTGGAGAGTCTTTGTACTATGTGGTGGTTGTGTTCACGGCCGTGATCTGGCAAGCGTTTTTTGTGGGGGCTATTGGGTTGATCTTTTGTGCATCGTCTCTGGTCTCTGGAATTATGGTTAGTGCTCTGCTTCCGGTGACGGTGGTCTTGGCTGTCATTTGCTTCCAGGAGAAGTTTCAGGCGGGGAAAGGTGTCGCTTTGGCTCTCTCCCTCTGGGGATCCGTCTCTTACTTCTATGGACAGATTAAATCCGAGGAGAAGACTAAAGCTCAGGAGACTCAGGAGACGCAATTGTCCCAGCTTCCAGTTACTAATTCTGTAGCTTAAAAAGCACATGACATGTTACCGTTTGTTTTTATCTATGAAAAAGTGTCTATTTTTATAAGAGAATATTACATCTACACctatttttctacaaaataaTAACACTTACACctaaaatttcaacaaaatgtCAAAAAGCGATATTTGAGTGGATAGAGAgcgaaaaccctaaaatcgccGCAAGAGAGAGCAGCCGTCAACTTCGATCTGCCTCTCTGGTTGCCTTTCCGGCGCCAAAGAGGGCTCCGTCCCGAGTAGTTTTTCTTATCTGTGTAGTTCCTTTTCAGTCTCCCGCCTCTTGCTCTGTTGTTGCCGTCGGTTGGGTGCATCTCGAAGGTGGTGGATCCGGTGATTCCTCGGTGGGTGAAGCAAAGATCCGTTGGGTGGAGATCGCCAGTGAAGGTTCTGATGCAGACGTTGGAGAATAGAGTCGATTCTTGGCCATGTCTGGTGGATCTGTGGCGATTCCGTTTTCGGTTTTGTCACTGGCGGTTTGTGGCGAGAACGGTGGTTTGTGGGCTTCGGAGAGCAGTGAGGGCTGAAGCTTTCTTCGACGAGCTTCAGTGGTGGGGTTTAGGTTCTTCTTACCTTTCATATCAGCCATGGCGGTGTCCTGCAGCAAGGGGTGGtggcgttttgtttttttttttcagtccgGCCAAGGTGGTGAATGCCTGTGAGGTGATGATATGCTAATATGTGCTTCAATTTCTAATTTTGATGATTAGCATTCTGGTTTTGTATAGTTACTTCGGAGAACAATCTATTTCGCCGGTTATTATAGCTTCATGACTCTTGGTCGGGTCAGTCGGATGTAGTGTCCGTTTTAGGTTTAAGACCGGAACAAGGAAAGCCAGAGAGACCAAGCTTCTCTGCTATTGCGTCTCTGGGTGTTGAAGCTATTGAGACAAGTTCTTCACCATGAGGATCTCATAGCTGGTTTTTGAGCTGTTTTCAGTAGTAGCTTAGGCCTCCTCTGTGTTAGTATTTGTTATCGTGTCATTGGgtcaatttaggtggtttaagagatgatttcactccGAGTCGTGGAGTGTTATCTATCTcattgtggttaaaaaatgcaatggttctcGATTGGGTAGCGTTGGATCCACCTAGTGTTccagggttgtacttgatcaaccattgcatttgtTTTGGTCCAAGTCTATAGAGGTGAATGTATTGTGCCTTTCATTTGGTTGTAACTTTGATTTGGTGAATGAAAAGTTGATAttaagccaaaaaaataaataataataacacttaCACCTAATTTGTCCTACTGGTATAATTTTACTGTATAAaatgaccatatatatatttttatcttattttaccCTActtttctccttccttctcatttctttcttttaatattttttttttgtctcactttaattatattattttaaatgtaaattgTAGATTGActtgtttgtatttttcaattctttttttttcataaaacaaaaaaagttatgagtccaatctaaatcaaatataattgaATTAATATTCATAgccaaattaataatttctaattCTACctaaattagtattttattttatcaatcaataatcTAATATGACTGAAAACAGCTTCTACTTTTAAATCTTAACATATATCTGGTATccatagtttttaaaaaaaaatagtcatgTCAATCATCCATGATAGCTCATCCACCCAACGATATCCATGTGGATTACATTTTATGGTATGTGTGGTGAAGAGAAAATGTAGATATCCTTGGTGACTTATATGATACATGTGGTGAAGCTATACAGTGTTGGTGAAGGCCACAACAAGAACATTCCGGAATGTAGTTCATATTTCCTTCCAAAAGCTGCCATTGGATTTATCACAAACTTTGCATCAAGCCTGTTCGATTCTCAGAGTTCCACTTCGCATTCACGTTGCAATGATTCTGAAGATCAAAGTGACTCTGAGGTCCCTGTTCAAGAAGTAACAGAATCATATGAAATCTCTGAATCAAGTTCAGGCGAAGTGGATATGGCCATGATGATCAACTTACCTACTGAAGGAAAAGAAATTACCAAGACACTGGACTCAACTCCTCTAGAGTTTTATATTTTGATCATgacactttttatattttcatcttttctaGGTCACAAAGAGTTGGGTGAAGAATGTCCAGCAagaatggagcaatttggaggCAATTCTTCTCGGTTAGTTCTTTTCTTCCTAATTATTGATTCTCTGTTGATTCCCTAGGCCCTAGCCATGcagcgttttttttttcaccttggCGAAATCATTGCTTACAGTTATTGCATGTTCTGGTATTGTGTTCGGTTATAAAATCACTGAATTACAATTTTTGTGATGAGCAGACACAATATACGTGCGTGTGTATGAAGAAAGGATGGACCTTTTGCGGGCAGCCCTAGTTGGTGCCCCTGGAACACCATACCACGATGGACTTTTCTTTTTCGACATTATGCTTCCACCTCAATATCCACATGAGCCACCAGTGAGTTTTTTCACTGCTTTAACTTCTCTATTGCCCACTCTcgcttttttgtgtttcttgggGACCAAGCAGACTTCTGTTTCTTGTCAATTCCAGATTCATAGCACTATCATGTGATCGAAAATGCAATTGTTGGTTGTTTAAAAGTGTTATGTGGactaaaaaaaatgacattgttaatttttttctccCTCTATGAATACAGATGGTACATTATCATTCAGGTGGGATGCGACTAAATCCTAACCTGTAAGAGTCAGGAAGAGTCTGCCTAAGTCTGCTGAATACATGGAATGGCTCTGGCACTGAAGTATGGAACTTGGGGGAGCTCCTCCATCCTTCAAGTTCTAGGCCTTAcgtgaaaaaatcaaaatcaaaaatcaaaagcttCTAATTCGGTCTGGTTCAGAACCGGATGAGTCTGCAGGATCACACCGGTTTGCAAAATTAGTGATGGTCTTGTCCGGTTAAATAGTAAATTTTGTAGGGTTTATGAAATAATCATGATACAATTACTGGCTAGACACTAACACTATGAATAGAAAGGTGTGTTTCCAAAACGGTTAATAATCTTAAGAAGCTACCAAAGGCTAAGTGCATCCAAGAACTAAATGGACAAAGCTGCTATATACGTATAATTGAGATAGCAAAGACACCCAAAAACGTATAATAGACCATTGTCATTGGACTGGTTCTTTCCATCGAATTGAATCTATCGTGCCAAACACTAAACAATATTTGAAACATATCTCCtaaactaaagtaaaaaaagtacaaaacaaaCTATGAGACAAATCTTCCAAATCTTATTATAACATTATATGTTTGTTAAGAGATAAGACAGCTGCCAAAGACTTAATGATATGCTTCgtcatttatctttttgatcTGCAACTTGATGACCATTTTGATCTAGAAACTAGAAAGTGATGATTGCtaagttgttgtttttatgGATCTAGTATGTGGTAACTTTTAAAATGATGGAATCAGCTGATAAGTTAAGGGAATTTTATTTATCCACATGGGCACAATCTAATACCACTTAGGATAATAGTTTAAAGATAAAAGTGACTGATTCTTAATTTGTTGTGGGTATATTGtggtttaacttttaaaaatggtGGAAGTGGCTGGTAATAGACGATCTGAGGTTCATCACTCGGTTAACTCAGAGAAGGATAATGGGGAATCGAATAAAACTCTAGAATTATCTTTTGGTGTCGACAACAAcaagacaaaaccaaaagacAATGGGCCAAAGATGGTTTGGAAGCCCAAGTCCGTTGAGCAGAAGCTAAAGTCCATTAAGGAATGGGAATCCAGTAATAAAGTCTCAAGCCCACCTGcaaaacaagacaaagagaagaagagtctagataaggaagctgtca
This genomic window contains:
- the LOC104786185 gene encoding purine permease 2-like, with the protein product MVMKMNNVRVIINCIFLAIGNCGGPLMMRLYFHNGGARIWFSSFLQTVGCPLIIFPLLFSFLRRRRLEEQEKTSLFLMKPPLFIASVVVGLLMGFDNYLYSYGLAYIPVSTASLIISAQLGFTALFAFFMVKQKFTPFTINAIVLLTVGAVVLAINSDSDKLANDTHKEYVVAFLMTVGAALLYAFILPLVELSYKKSRQRVTYTLVLEFQMVLCFVATCFCFVGMLVAGDFKVIAREARDFKLGESLYYVVVVFTAVIWQAFFVGAIGLIFCASSLVSGIMVSALLPVTVVLAVICFQEKFQAGKGVALALSLWGSVSYFYGQIKSEEKTKAQETQETQLSQLPVTNSVA